From one Sparus aurata chromosome 16, fSpaAur1.1, whole genome shotgun sequence genomic stretch:
- the LOC115597438 gene encoding uncharacterized protein LOC115597438 isoform X4: MDTQHQWSEALANNNVRAIIRWLRKLTAEGEADVEEIPLTFSCWVQRTSEFAKKELLTLCFSRCQGLWMFLDRSSFTRVHMLLQRLRNLLTLAQWSRRQLSSAHLWHGMGVPCVVCGDTLSSSDVGRGCWNREHRALKQHIWLGQLVQWWGIMGLLPKQPEAHEVKRISQMWKEMGQGHRKACLETPGWEEGVTERFSSLIQGMVTQLDRQHGCFSTSEDCTDQCYPPPNLQSLLKLVLVPHIDNMSVQALLMYFVLDMANFLQCKDDLLQSFCHAFTIPSSFSQQIRAFWMLDHGHIKASMELLLSPRAAVPRLSWQHGCIVHCLLTRKQPQLALRYLHWTKPAIESAENAKLFAEVLLQNNCVSEAWTLLKRGHTESDDTVMYFLNACDRVGLCAEALKYIPAGYHGEGENVNGIETTGSLFKGDKSAVRPPCPLSADLYRAQKVNTVSPEELVRLVRNAVLEMRKPPPKMSEVVWPEHTGRKWNCREMFLSTQALRHLTPSPSPMDLMEETEPTAHTDEPQEGQPVQNQQPNSAEQISSSEDLNTESVCSFNSASSLPLLRRQRCHIYESTLTLQRISSLLNDEENQSRGDEEEDSRTPSPFHALPDCPELMLTLDGATDPIFLSNLDKDALVGLVLSAEDGEDVETDVFASKDFLSVDAFPGPSIDETFFLNKSTENNQSVPDLCEPEFESHSFPSPDDGKMAWSKEEVSGETKKTDQENHSDRIRYEIYDVSEAATFDCLLQEELLRFQQISGSFLTSSTTYNIKTTSAPSDTTNEKDEPCLQRTSAGWLDHCEACSWWKQDLETCGASSGLLSTTDAGAANTSDNKKSSLVLSQPPSYSLVNFMDFTAKQKGDNRDGKQANKEESAGWSSFGRGSQGAIRSGRTGSRKGKRVKKA; the protein is encoded by the exons ATGGATACACAGCACCAGTGGTCCGAGGCGTTGGCCAACAACAACGTGAGAGCCATCATCCGCTGGCTACGGAAGCTCACAGCTGAAG GTGAAGCAGATGTGGAGGAAATCCCACTGACCTTCAGCTGCTGGGTCCAGAGGACatcagagtttgctaaaaaggaGTTATTAACATTAT GTTTCAGCCGCTGCCAGGGCCTGTGGATGTTTCTGGACCGGAGCTCTTTCACCAGAGTGCACATGCTGCTCCAGAGACTGAGGAACCTGCTCACCCTGGCCCAGTGGTCGAGAAGGCAGCTCAGCTCGGCCCACCTCTGGCACG GCATGGGGGTGCCATGTGTGGTGTGCGGGGATACACTCAGCTCCTCAGATGTCGGACGTGGATGCTGGAACCGGGAGCACAGGGCTCTGAAGCAACACATTTGGCTGGGACAGCTTGTTCAGTGGTGGGGCATCATGGGGCTTCTGCCCAAGCAGCCTG AGGCTCACGAGGTGAAGCGCATCTCCCAGATGTGGAAAGAAATGGGTCAAGGCCATCGGAAGGCTTGTCTCGAGACACCCGG ATGGGAGGAGGGAGTCACGGAAAGATTCAGCTCTTTGATACAGGGGATGGTGACTCAGTTGGACAGACAACATGGATGCTTTTCGACTTCTGAAGACTGCACAGACCAGTGCTATCCGCCTCCTAACCTCCAGTCCCTGCTGAAGCTCGTGCTGGTGCCTCATATTGACAACATGTCAGTCCAAGCGCTT CTCATGTACTTTGTTCTGGACATGGCAAACTTCCTGCAGTGCAAAGATGACCTCCTTCAATCATTCTGCCATGCCTTCACCATTCCTTCGAGCTTTTCCCAACAAATCAGGGCCTTCTGGATGCTCGATCACGGACACATCAAG GCTTCCATGGAGCTGTTACTGAGCCCCAGGGCTGCTGTTCCCCGGCTCTCCTGGCAGCACGGCTGCATCGTCCACTGTCTGCTAACAAGGAAGCAGCCTCAGCTGGCGTTGAGGTACCTCCACTGGACCAAGCCTGCAATAGAAAGTGCTGAGAATGCTAAGCTCTTTGCAGAAGTGCTACTTCAAAACAA TTGCGTCTCCGAAGCCTGGACGCTGTTGAAGAGAGGCCACACAGAAAGTGACGACACGGTCATGTACTTCCTCAACGCTTGTGATAGAGTCGGTCTGTGTGCAGAGGCTCTAAAGTACATCCCTGCAGGATACCAT GGTGAAGGAGAGAATGTAAATGGTATTGAGACTACAGGATCATTGTTCAAGGGAG ACAAGTCAGCAGTAAGGCCACCCTGCCCGCTGTCTGCTGACCTGTATCGGGCTCAGAAAGTGAACACAGTGTCCCCAGAGGAGCTCGTCCGACTGGTCAGAAATGCTGTGCTGGAAATGAGAAAGCCACCTCCCAAAATGAG TGAGGTGGTGTGGCCTGAGCACACAGGGAGAAAATGGAACTGCAGAGAGATGTTTCTGTCAACCCAGGCTCTGCGTCATCTCACGCCAAGCCCCTCACCAATGGACTTGATGGAGGAAACAGAGCCAACAGCACATACAGATGAGCCACAAGAGGGACAGCCtgttcaaaat CAGCAACCCAACTCAGCAGAGCAGATCTCTTCTTCTGAGGATCTGAACACTGAGTCCGTCTGCTCCTTCAACTCAGCCTCTTCCCTGCCTCTGTTGAGACGGCAACGTTGTCATATTTATGAGAGTACCTTGACTCTGCAGAGAATCTCCTCTCTGCTCAACGATGAAGAAAATCAAAGCAGAGGAGACGAGGAAGAAGACAGCAGAACCCCCTCACCGTTCCACGCCTTGCCAGATTGCCCTGAGTTGATGCTGACACTAGATGGCGCCACAGACCCCATTTTCCTCAGCAACTTGGACAAAGATGCTTTGGTCGGGCTGGTGCTTTCTGCGGAGG ATGGAGAAGACGTGGAGACAGATGTTTTCGCAAGCAAGGACTTCCTCAGTGTTGATGCCTTTCCAGGACCTTCCATTgatgaaaccttttttttaaataagag TACTGAGAACAACCAATCAGTACCTGATCTCTGTGAGCCCGAGTTTGAGAGTCACAGCTTCCCCTCGCCTGACGATG GGAAAATGGCCTGGAGTAAAGAAGAAGTGTCAGGGGAAACCAAGAAAACTGACCAAGAGAACCATTCGGATCGCATCCGGTATGAGATTTACGATGTCAGTGAGGCTGCCACATTTGACTGTCTCCTGCAGGAAGAGCTTCTTCGG TTCCAGCAGATTTCTGGTAGCTTTCTGACCTCCAGCACAACCTACAACATCAAAACCACCTCTGCTCCCTCGGACACCACCAATGAGAAGGATGAGCCCTGTCTCCAGAGAACCTCAGCCGGCTGGCTCGATCATTGCGAAGCATGCAGCTGGTGGAAACAGGACCTGGAAACCTGTGGCGCTTCCAGTGGCCTTCTGTCTACTACAGATGCAGGAGCAGCAAATACATCTG ATAATAAGAAGTCTTCACTCGTACTGAGCCAACCTCCCTCCTACAGTCTGGTCAACTTCATGGATTTCACAGCGAAGCAAAAAGGAGACAACAGAGATGGCAAACAG GCAAACAAAGAGGAGTCCGCAGGTTGGAGTAGTTTTGGGAGGGGTTCACAAGGTGCCATAAGAAGTGGGAGGACAGGATCGAGGAAAGGAAAACGAGTGAAGAAAGCCTGA
- the LOC115597438 gene encoding uncharacterized protein LOC115597438 isoform X3 gives MDTQHQWSEALANNNVRAIIRWLRKLTAEGEADVEEIPLTFSCWVQRTSEFAKKELLTLCFSRCQGLWMFLDRSSFTRVHMLLQRLRNLLTLAQWSRRQLSSAHLWHGMGVPCVVCGDTLSSSDVGRGCWNREHRALKQHIWLGQLVQWWGIMGLLPKQPEAHEVKRISQMWKEMGQGHRKACLETPGWEEGVTERFSSLIQGMVTQLDRQHGCFSTSEDCTDQCYPPPNLQSLLKLVLVPHIDNMSVQALLMYFVLDMANFLQCKDDLLQSFCHAFTIPSSFSQQIRAFWMLDHGHIKASMELLLSPRAAVPRLSWQHGCIVHCLLTRKQPQLALRYLHWTKPAIESAENAKLFAEVLLQNNCVSEAWTLLKRGHTESDDTVMYFLNACDRVGLCAEALKYIPAGYHGEGENVNGIETTGSLFKGDKSAVRPPCPLSADLYRAQKVNTVSPEELVRLVRNAVLEMRKPPPKMSEVVWPEHTGRKWNCREMFLSTQALRHLTPSPSPMDLMEETEPTAHTDEPQEGQPVQNQQPNSAEQISSSEDLNTESVCSFNSASSLPLLRRQRCHIYESTLTLQRISSLLNDEENQSRGDEEEDSRTPSPFHALPDCPELMLTLDGATDPIFLSNLDKDALVGLVLSAEDGEDVETDVFASKDFLSVDAFPGPSIDETFFLNKSTENNQSVPDLCEPEFESHSFPSPDDGKMAWSKEEVSGETKKTDQENHSDRIRYEIYDVSEAATFDCLLQEELLREDPPGCFGQSLSCATSETTQDPQQNLLPSEDAAACSSRSSAGTSQWDVSLFPPVCSSVCPTQFQQISGSFLTSSTTYNIKTTSAPSDTTNEKDEPCLQRTSAGWLDHCEACSWWKQDLETCGASSGLLSTTDAGAANTSDNKKSSLVLSQPPSYSLVNFMDFTAKQKGDNRDGKQANKEESAGWSSFGRGSQGAIRSGRTGSRKGKRVKKA, from the exons ATGGATACACAGCACCAGTGGTCCGAGGCGTTGGCCAACAACAACGTGAGAGCCATCATCCGCTGGCTACGGAAGCTCACAGCTGAAG GTGAAGCAGATGTGGAGGAAATCCCACTGACCTTCAGCTGCTGGGTCCAGAGGACatcagagtttgctaaaaaggaGTTATTAACATTAT GTTTCAGCCGCTGCCAGGGCCTGTGGATGTTTCTGGACCGGAGCTCTTTCACCAGAGTGCACATGCTGCTCCAGAGACTGAGGAACCTGCTCACCCTGGCCCAGTGGTCGAGAAGGCAGCTCAGCTCGGCCCACCTCTGGCACG GCATGGGGGTGCCATGTGTGGTGTGCGGGGATACACTCAGCTCCTCAGATGTCGGACGTGGATGCTGGAACCGGGAGCACAGGGCTCTGAAGCAACACATTTGGCTGGGACAGCTTGTTCAGTGGTGGGGCATCATGGGGCTTCTGCCCAAGCAGCCTG AGGCTCACGAGGTGAAGCGCATCTCCCAGATGTGGAAAGAAATGGGTCAAGGCCATCGGAAGGCTTGTCTCGAGACACCCGG ATGGGAGGAGGGAGTCACGGAAAGATTCAGCTCTTTGATACAGGGGATGGTGACTCAGTTGGACAGACAACATGGATGCTTTTCGACTTCTGAAGACTGCACAGACCAGTGCTATCCGCCTCCTAACCTCCAGTCCCTGCTGAAGCTCGTGCTGGTGCCTCATATTGACAACATGTCAGTCCAAGCGCTT CTCATGTACTTTGTTCTGGACATGGCAAACTTCCTGCAGTGCAAAGATGACCTCCTTCAATCATTCTGCCATGCCTTCACCATTCCTTCGAGCTTTTCCCAACAAATCAGGGCCTTCTGGATGCTCGATCACGGACACATCAAG GCTTCCATGGAGCTGTTACTGAGCCCCAGGGCTGCTGTTCCCCGGCTCTCCTGGCAGCACGGCTGCATCGTCCACTGTCTGCTAACAAGGAAGCAGCCTCAGCTGGCGTTGAGGTACCTCCACTGGACCAAGCCTGCAATAGAAAGTGCTGAGAATGCTAAGCTCTTTGCAGAAGTGCTACTTCAAAACAA TTGCGTCTCCGAAGCCTGGACGCTGTTGAAGAGAGGCCACACAGAAAGTGACGACACGGTCATGTACTTCCTCAACGCTTGTGATAGAGTCGGTCTGTGTGCAGAGGCTCTAAAGTACATCCCTGCAGGATACCAT GGTGAAGGAGAGAATGTAAATGGTATTGAGACTACAGGATCATTGTTCAAGGGAG ACAAGTCAGCAGTAAGGCCACCCTGCCCGCTGTCTGCTGACCTGTATCGGGCTCAGAAAGTGAACACAGTGTCCCCAGAGGAGCTCGTCCGACTGGTCAGAAATGCTGTGCTGGAAATGAGAAAGCCACCTCCCAAAATGAG TGAGGTGGTGTGGCCTGAGCACACAGGGAGAAAATGGAACTGCAGAGAGATGTTTCTGTCAACCCAGGCTCTGCGTCATCTCACGCCAAGCCCCTCACCAATGGACTTGATGGAGGAAACAGAGCCAACAGCACATACAGATGAGCCACAAGAGGGACAGCCtgttcaaaat CAGCAACCCAACTCAGCAGAGCAGATCTCTTCTTCTGAGGATCTGAACACTGAGTCCGTCTGCTCCTTCAACTCAGCCTCTTCCCTGCCTCTGTTGAGACGGCAACGTTGTCATATTTATGAGAGTACCTTGACTCTGCAGAGAATCTCCTCTCTGCTCAACGATGAAGAAAATCAAAGCAGAGGAGACGAGGAAGAAGACAGCAGAACCCCCTCACCGTTCCACGCCTTGCCAGATTGCCCTGAGTTGATGCTGACACTAGATGGCGCCACAGACCCCATTTTCCTCAGCAACTTGGACAAAGATGCTTTGGTCGGGCTGGTGCTTTCTGCGGAGG ATGGAGAAGACGTGGAGACAGATGTTTTCGCAAGCAAGGACTTCCTCAGTGTTGATGCCTTTCCAGGACCTTCCATTgatgaaaccttttttttaaataagag TACTGAGAACAACCAATCAGTACCTGATCTCTGTGAGCCCGAGTTTGAGAGTCACAGCTTCCCCTCGCCTGACGATG GGAAAATGGCCTGGAGTAAAGAAGAAGTGTCAGGGGAAACCAAGAAAACTGACCAAGAGAACCATTCGGATCGCATCCGGTATGAGATTTACGATGTCAGTGAGGCTGCCACATTTGACTGTCTCCTGCAGGAAGAGCTTCTTCGG GAGGACCCACCGGGATGCTTCGGTCAAAGCCTCTCCTGCGCCACATCTGAAACCACTCAGGACCCTCAGCAGAACCTTCTTCCATCAGAGGAtgctgcagcctgcagctcAAGGTCATCGGCAGGGACGAGTCAGTGGGACGTCTCCCTCTTCCCCCCAGTGTGCAGCTCTGTTTGCCCCACACAGTTCCAGCAGATTTCTGGTAGCTTTCTGACCTCCAGCACAACCTACAACATCAAAACCACCTCTGCTCCCTCGGACACCACCAATGAGAAGGATGAGCCCTGTCTCCAGAGAACCTCAGCCGGCTGGCTCGATCATTGCGAAGCATGCAGCTGGTGGAAACAGGACCTGGAAACCTGTGGCGCTTCCAGTGGCCTTCTGTCTACTACAGATGCAGGAGCAGCAAATACATCTG ATAATAAGAAGTCTTCACTCGTACTGAGCCAACCTCCCTCCTACAGTCTGGTCAACTTCATGGATTTCACAGCGAAGCAAAAAGGAGACAACAGAGATGGCAAACAG GCAAACAAAGAGGAGTCCGCAGGTTGGAGTAGTTTTGGGAGGGGTTCACAAGGTGCCATAAGAAGTGGGAGGACAGGATCGAGGAAAGGAAAACGAGTGAAGAAAGCCTGA
- the LOC115597438 gene encoding uncharacterized protein LOC115597438 isoform X2, producing the protein MDTQHQWSEALANNNVRAIIRWLRKLTAEGEADVEEIPLTFSCWVQRTSEFAKKELLTLCFSRCQGLWMFLDRSSFTRVHMLLQRLRNLLTLAQWSRRQLSSAHLWHGMGVPCVVCGDTLSSSDVGRGCWNREHRALKQHIWLGQLVQWWGIMGLLPKQPEAHEVKRISQMWKEMGQGHRKACLETPGWEEGVTERFSSLIQGMVTQLDRQHGCFSTSEDCTDQCYPPPNLQSLLKLVLVPHIDNMSVQALLMYFVLDMANFLQCKDDLLQSFCHAFTIPSSFSQQIRAFWMLDHGHIKASMELLLSPRAAVPRLSWQHGCIVHCLLTRKQPQLALRYLHWTKPAIESAENAKLFAEVLLQNNCVSEAWTLLKRGHTESDDTVMYFLNACDRVGLCAEALKYIPAGYHGEGENVNGIETTGSLFKGDKSAVRPPCPLSADLYRAQKVNTVSPEELVRLVRNAVLEMRKPPPKMSEVVWPEHTGRKWNCREMFLSTQALRHLTPSPSPMDLMEETEPTAHTDEPQEGQPVQNQPNSAEQISSSEDLNTESVCSFNSASSLPLLRRQRCHIYESTLTLQRISSLLNDEENQSRGDEEEDSRTPSPFHALPDCPELMLTLDGATDPIFLSNLDKDALVGLVLSAEDGEDVETDVFASKDFLSVDAFPGPSIDETFFLNKSTENNQSVPDLCEPEFESHSFPSPDDGKMAWSKEEVSGETKKTDQENHSDRIRYEIYDVSEAATFDCLLQEELLRKTCENHQQEDPPGCFGQSLSCATSETTQDPQQNLLPSEDAAACSSRSSAGTSQWDVSLFPPVCSSVCPTQFQQISGSFLTSSTTYNIKTTSAPSDTTNEKDEPCLQRTSAGWLDHCEACSWWKQDLETCGASSGLLSTTDAGAANTSDNKKSSLVLSQPPSYSLVNFMDFTAKQKGDNRDGKQANKEESAGWSSFGRGSQGAIRSGRTGSRKGKRVKKA; encoded by the exons ATGGATACACAGCACCAGTGGTCCGAGGCGTTGGCCAACAACAACGTGAGAGCCATCATCCGCTGGCTACGGAAGCTCACAGCTGAAG GTGAAGCAGATGTGGAGGAAATCCCACTGACCTTCAGCTGCTGGGTCCAGAGGACatcagagtttgctaaaaaggaGTTATTAACATTAT GTTTCAGCCGCTGCCAGGGCCTGTGGATGTTTCTGGACCGGAGCTCTTTCACCAGAGTGCACATGCTGCTCCAGAGACTGAGGAACCTGCTCACCCTGGCCCAGTGGTCGAGAAGGCAGCTCAGCTCGGCCCACCTCTGGCACG GCATGGGGGTGCCATGTGTGGTGTGCGGGGATACACTCAGCTCCTCAGATGTCGGACGTGGATGCTGGAACCGGGAGCACAGGGCTCTGAAGCAACACATTTGGCTGGGACAGCTTGTTCAGTGGTGGGGCATCATGGGGCTTCTGCCCAAGCAGCCTG AGGCTCACGAGGTGAAGCGCATCTCCCAGATGTGGAAAGAAATGGGTCAAGGCCATCGGAAGGCTTGTCTCGAGACACCCGG ATGGGAGGAGGGAGTCACGGAAAGATTCAGCTCTTTGATACAGGGGATGGTGACTCAGTTGGACAGACAACATGGATGCTTTTCGACTTCTGAAGACTGCACAGACCAGTGCTATCCGCCTCCTAACCTCCAGTCCCTGCTGAAGCTCGTGCTGGTGCCTCATATTGACAACATGTCAGTCCAAGCGCTT CTCATGTACTTTGTTCTGGACATGGCAAACTTCCTGCAGTGCAAAGATGACCTCCTTCAATCATTCTGCCATGCCTTCACCATTCCTTCGAGCTTTTCCCAACAAATCAGGGCCTTCTGGATGCTCGATCACGGACACATCAAG GCTTCCATGGAGCTGTTACTGAGCCCCAGGGCTGCTGTTCCCCGGCTCTCCTGGCAGCACGGCTGCATCGTCCACTGTCTGCTAACAAGGAAGCAGCCTCAGCTGGCGTTGAGGTACCTCCACTGGACCAAGCCTGCAATAGAAAGTGCTGAGAATGCTAAGCTCTTTGCAGAAGTGCTACTTCAAAACAA TTGCGTCTCCGAAGCCTGGACGCTGTTGAAGAGAGGCCACACAGAAAGTGACGACACGGTCATGTACTTCCTCAACGCTTGTGATAGAGTCGGTCTGTGTGCAGAGGCTCTAAAGTACATCCCTGCAGGATACCAT GGTGAAGGAGAGAATGTAAATGGTATTGAGACTACAGGATCATTGTTCAAGGGAG ACAAGTCAGCAGTAAGGCCACCCTGCCCGCTGTCTGCTGACCTGTATCGGGCTCAGAAAGTGAACACAGTGTCCCCAGAGGAGCTCGTCCGACTGGTCAGAAATGCTGTGCTGGAAATGAGAAAGCCACCTCCCAAAATGAG TGAGGTGGTGTGGCCTGAGCACACAGGGAGAAAATGGAACTGCAGAGAGATGTTTCTGTCAACCCAGGCTCTGCGTCATCTCACGCCAAGCCCCTCACCAATGGACTTGATGGAGGAAACAGAGCCAACAGCACATACAGATGAGCCACAAGAGGGACAGCCtgttcaaaat CAACCCAACTCAGCAGAGCAGATCTCTTCTTCTGAGGATCTGAACACTGAGTCCGTCTGCTCCTTCAACTCAGCCTCTTCCCTGCCTCTGTTGAGACGGCAACGTTGTCATATTTATGAGAGTACCTTGACTCTGCAGAGAATCTCCTCTCTGCTCAACGATGAAGAAAATCAAAGCAGAGGAGACGAGGAAGAAGACAGCAGAACCCCCTCACCGTTCCACGCCTTGCCAGATTGCCCTGAGTTGATGCTGACACTAGATGGCGCCACAGACCCCATTTTCCTCAGCAACTTGGACAAAGATGCTTTGGTCGGGCTGGTGCTTTCTGCGGAGG ATGGAGAAGACGTGGAGACAGATGTTTTCGCAAGCAAGGACTTCCTCAGTGTTGATGCCTTTCCAGGACCTTCCATTgatgaaaccttttttttaaataagag TACTGAGAACAACCAATCAGTACCTGATCTCTGTGAGCCCGAGTTTGAGAGTCACAGCTTCCCCTCGCCTGACGATG GGAAAATGGCCTGGAGTAAAGAAGAAGTGTCAGGGGAAACCAAGAAAACTGACCAAGAGAACCATTCGGATCGCATCCGGTATGAGATTTACGATGTCAGTGAGGCTGCCACATTTGACTGTCTCCTGCAGGAAGAGCTTCTTCGG AAAACATGTGAGAATCACCAGCAGGAGGACCCACCGGGATGCTTCGGTCAAAGCCTCTCCTGCGCCACATCTGAAACCACTCAGGACCCTCAGCAGAACCTTCTTCCATCAGAGGAtgctgcagcctgcagctcAAGGTCATCGGCAGGGACGAGTCAGTGGGACGTCTCCCTCTTCCCCCCAGTGTGCAGCTCTGTTTGCCCCACACAGTTCCAGCAGATTTCTGGTAGCTTTCTGACCTCCAGCACAACCTACAACATCAAAACCACCTCTGCTCCCTCGGACACCACCAATGAGAAGGATGAGCCCTGTCTCCAGAGAACCTCAGCCGGCTGGCTCGATCATTGCGAAGCATGCAGCTGGTGGAAACAGGACCTGGAAACCTGTGGCGCTTCCAGTGGCCTTCTGTCTACTACAGATGCAGGAGCAGCAAATACATCTG ATAATAAGAAGTCTTCACTCGTACTGAGCCAACCTCCCTCCTACAGTCTGGTCAACTTCATGGATTTCACAGCGAAGCAAAAAGGAGACAACAGAGATGGCAAACAG GCAAACAAAGAGGAGTCCGCAGGTTGGAGTAGTTTTGGGAGGGGTTCACAAGGTGCCATAAGAAGTGGGAGGACAGGATCGAGGAAAGGAAAACGAGTGAAGAAAGCCTGA